A genome region from Columba livia isolate bColLiv1 breed racing homer chromosome 2, bColLiv1.pat.W.v2, whole genome shotgun sequence includes the following:
- the LOC135578741 gene encoding feather keratin-like, whose amino-acid sequence MACYDVCRPCGPTPLANSCNEPCSLQCQDSRVVIQPPAVLVTLPGPILTSHPQSTAVGSSASAAVGNELGAQGVAINSGAFGYGFGGLGCFGGRRGGYIC is encoded by the coding sequence atggcCTGCTACGACGTCTGCCGCCCCTGCGGACccaccccgctggccaacagctgcaacgagccctgttccctgcagtgccaggactcccgtGTCGTCATCCAGCCTCCCGCCGTGCTGGTCACCCTGCCAGgacccatcctcacctcccacccccagagcaccgCCGTCGGATCCTCCGCATCTGCTGCCGTGGGCAACGAACTCGGCGCTCAGGGAGTTGCCATCAACTCCGGCGCTTTTGGCTATGGCTTTGGAGGCCTGGGCTGCTTCGGTGGCAGAAGGGGTGGATACATCTGCTAA